The following are from one region of the Stanieria cyanosphaera PCC 7437 genome:
- a CDS encoding RNA polymerase sigma factor, RpoD/SigA family, whose amino-acid sequence MNVTKLTEYEFNTDTSLDTSQLDADFKQVEVEFSSEPEEFGESPTSSYRKSYIDDNIGAFFKEMARYPLLKPEEEVELANCVKVMVQAEEIRQQLKEQLNRQPTKEEWTKALQLESIRQLENRLYRGRVAKRKMIRSNLRLVVSIAKRYLNRGVPFLDLIQEGAIGLNRATEKFDPNKGYKFSTYAYWWIRQAITRTIANDARTIRLPIHIVEKLNKLKKAQRNLKQQLQRNPNEQELANELNVSLSQLHQLLELRRQSLSLNHRVGKAEDTELVDLLEDSELQLPEERMSEAMMRQEIFTVLSDVLTEREKDVISLRYGLATNQPYTLEEVGGMFNLSRERVRQIQSKAMRKLRRPQVARRLKGWLN is encoded by the coding sequence ATGAACGTAACAAAATTAACAGAATACGAGTTTAATACTGATACTAGCCTAGATACTAGTCAATTAGATGCAGATTTTAAACAAGTTGAAGTCGAATTTTCTAGTGAACCAGAGGAATTTGGAGAAAGTCCAACTTCTAGTTATCGCAAAAGTTATATAGATGATAATATTGGCGCGTTCTTTAAAGAAATGGCTCGTTATCCACTGCTTAAACCCGAAGAAGAAGTAGAGTTAGCCAATTGCGTTAAAGTGATGGTACAAGCAGAAGAAATACGACAACAATTAAAAGAACAATTAAACAGACAACCAACTAAAGAAGAGTGGACAAAGGCACTTCAATTAGAATCTATCCGTCAATTAGAAAATCGATTATATCGTGGTCGAGTTGCTAAAAGAAAAATGATTCGCTCTAATCTAAGGTTAGTAGTTTCGATCGCAAAAAGATATTTAAATCGGGGAGTTCCTTTTTTAGATTTAATTCAAGAAGGAGCGATTGGATTAAACAGAGCTACAGAAAAATTTGATCCAAATAAAGGTTATAAATTTTCTACTTATGCTTATTGGTGGATTCGTCAAGCAATTACGAGAACAATTGCCAATGATGCGCGCACAATTCGTTTACCAATTCATATTGTTGAAAAGCTCAACAAACTTAAAAAAGCTCAACGTAATCTCAAACAGCAATTGCAAAGAAATCCAAATGAACAAGAATTAGCTAACGAATTAAATGTTTCTTTATCTCAATTGCATCAGTTGTTAGAATTACGCCGTCAATCTTTATCTCTAAATCATCGGGTAGGTAAAGCAGAAGATACAGAGTTAGTAGATTTACTTGAAGATAGTGAATTGCAACTACCAGAAGAGCGTATGAGTGAGGCGATGATGCGTCAAGAAATTTTTACTGTCTTGAGTGATGTTTTGACAGAAAGAGAAAAAGATGTAATTTCTTTACGTTATGGATTGGCAACTAATCAACCCTATACTTTAGAAGAAGTAGGGGGAATGTTTAATCTCTCGCGGGAACGAGTTCGTCAGATTCAAAGTAAAGCAATGCGAAAATTGCGTCGTCCCCAAGTAGCTCGTCGTTTGAAAGGATGGTTAAATTAA
- the argB gene encoding acetylglutamate kinase translates to MSSDREYIKETEANRVRVLSEALPYIQKFANRTVVIKYGGAAMKDSTLKDKVIRDIVFLSCVGVRPVVVHGGGPEINSWLDKLGIEPQFKDGLRVTDAATMDVVEMVLVGRVNKELVSLISQAGAVAVGLCGKDGNFIKARPVGQEGIGFVGEVTSVDTRLIKSLVSNGYVPVISSVAADEEGQAYNINADTVAGEIAAALDAEKLILLTDTPGILEDYHDPSTLLTKLDIQKARELIEKGIVSGGMIPKVNCCVRSLAQGVRAAHIIDGRIPHALLLEILTDEGIGSMIVASEYLNI, encoded by the coding sequence ATGTCAAGCGATCGCGAATACATCAAAGAAACAGAAGCTAACCGAGTTCGAGTTTTAAGTGAAGCACTGCCTTACATCCAAAAATTTGCTAATCGTACCGTTGTAATTAAATACGGTGGTGCAGCAATGAAAGATAGCACCCTTAAAGATAAAGTAATTCGAGATATTGTTTTTCTTTCTTGTGTCGGAGTTCGCCCTGTAGTTGTTCATGGAGGAGGACCAGAAATCAACAGTTGGTTGGATAAATTGGGAATTGAACCTCAATTCAAAGACGGTTTGCGTGTTACCGATGCAGCGACGATGGATGTAGTCGAAATGGTTTTAGTCGGTCGAGTTAACAAAGAATTGGTGTCTTTAATTAGTCAAGCTGGTGCAGTAGCAGTTGGGTTGTGTGGTAAAGATGGTAATTTTATTAAAGCTCGTCCCGTCGGTCAAGAAGGAATTGGATTTGTTGGCGAAGTTACCAGTGTTGATACTCGACTGATTAAATCTTTGGTTAGTAATGGTTATGTTCCTGTCATTTCTAGTGTAGCTGCTGATGAAGAAGGGCAAGCTTACAATATTAATGCCGATACTGTAGCTGGAGAAATTGCTGCTGCCTTAGATGCAGAAAAATTGATTTTATTAACTGATACTCCAGGCATTTTGGAAGATTATCATGACCCTAGTACTCTGCTAACCAAACTAGATATTCAAAAAGCAAGGGAATTAATTGAAAAAGGAATTGTTTCTGGGGGAATGATTCCCAAAGTTAATTGTTGTGTTCGTTCTCTAGCACAAGGAGTCCGCGCTGCCCATATCATTGATGGTCGTATTCCTCATGCCTTGTTATTGGAAATTTTGACTGATGAAGGAATTGGTTCAATGATCGTTGCTTCTGAATATCTAAATATATAA
- a CDS encoding shikimate kinase, whose amino-acid sequence MSTSIEQSLHGISIYLIGMMGVGKTTIGKLLAHQLNYRFFDTDVLIERVTQQSIPEIFAESGEDNFRELEHQVLQEISVETKSVIATGGGIVERQINWSYLQQGLIIWLDVEVEVLKQRLAEDQNRPLADKLELLLQKRSSLYAQADLRLKIAANQTPEAIVEQILELIPTVIKSESEFSHS is encoded by the coding sequence ATGTCAACTTCAATTGAACAATCATTACACGGAATTAGTATTTACCTAATTGGGATGATGGGTGTAGGTAAAACTACGATTGGGAAACTATTAGCTCATCAATTAAATTATCGTTTTTTTGATACAGATGTTCTAATAGAAAGAGTTACCCAGCAAAGCATTCCTGAAATTTTTGCCGAGTCGGGAGAGGATAATTTTCGAGAATTAGAACATCAAGTATTACAAGAAATCTCCGTCGAAACCAAAAGTGTAATTGCTACAGGCGGTGGGATTGTCGAGAGGCAAATCAATTGGAGTTATCTGCAACAAGGTTTAATTATCTGGTTGGATGTAGAAGTAGAAGTATTAAAACAACGTTTAGCAGAAGATCAAAATAGACCTCTAGCTGACAAACTAGAATTATTGCTTCAAAAACGTTCTTCTTTATATGCTCAAGCTGACTTACGACTTAAAATTGCAGCAAATCAAACTCCAGAAGCTATTGTTGAGCAAATTTTAGAACTTATTCCTACAGTAATTAAATCTGAATCTGAATTTTCTCATTCCTAA
- a CDS encoding NB-ARC domain-containing protein has protein sequence MTSERKSEEPEFIAAADYWQLEKLYLDLADIKGRGLTPLEKKFLQGLLCGYSPAEIAEQVYQNRSSSSVRVYLSNGLYKYIQGLFAHNGKEIKIFNWSNITNLLEQAGYKKTTSATNCRERFTSIQENVSARIDLTNFVGREFELNQLKSWIVTRHCRLVAVLGMGGLGKTWLAAKLVEQLQSNFEHIIWFSLATNVSTADFLEGLIKSLLNRVDQELKSQPSDPISFILEFLHSYRCLLILDQFESAFLHGKLAGLYDCQETIYGELLHRLATENHPSCCLIVSREKPQEITCWEAENGRVQSLYLSGLNTQSALKLVSLQDVSGSYLEKEYFVNLYANNPLAINSVALTIKNLFQGNLTEFLATNVRLVSNIRDLLEEHLNRLCEEEKKLVDAIAVNEQLKQLRGIGKEINFNFSMSKQLEVVESLQRRSLIKLNSLQFCQESLLRPYLLEKLIERVESNLLDRELFLLVQHILAEALLRNHNLHRT, from the coding sequence ATGACATCCGAGCGCAAATCTGAAGAACCCGAGTTTATTGCAGCAGCCGATTATTGGCAACTAGAAAAACTTTATCTTGATTTAGCGGATATTAAAGGAAGAGGACTGACACCTCTTGAAAAAAAATTTCTTCAAGGTTTACTGTGTGGCTATTCTCCAGCAGAAATTGCCGAGCAAGTTTATCAAAATCGTAGCAGTTCTTCGGTGAGGGTATATTTATCTAACGGCTTATATAAATATATACAAGGATTGTTTGCTCATAATGGCAAAGAAATAAAAATTTTCAACTGGAGTAATATTACTAATTTATTGGAGCAAGCTGGATATAAAAAAACAACCTCGGCAACAAATTGTAGAGAGCGATTCACCTCAATTCAAGAAAATGTTTCTGCTCGAATTGATTTAACGAATTTTGTTGGTCGAGAATTTGAATTAAATCAACTAAAATCTTGGATTGTTACTCGTCATTGCAGACTGGTAGCGGTTTTGGGAATGGGGGGTTTAGGAAAAACTTGGTTGGCTGCTAAATTAGTTGAACAGCTTCAAAGTAATTTTGAACATATTATTTGGTTTTCTCTAGCAACAAATGTTTCAACTGCTGATTTTTTGGAAGGTTTGATTAAATCTTTATTAAATCGGGTTGATCAAGAATTAAAATCACAGCCTAGCGATCCAATCTCTTTTATACTAGAATTCTTACATTCTTATCGTTGTCTATTAATTTTAGATCAATTTGAATCGGCGTTTCTCCATGGAAAATTAGCAGGATTGTACGACTGCCAAGAAACAATTTATGGGGAATTACTGCATCGTTTAGCGACTGAAAATCATCCCAGTTGTTGTTTGATTGTTAGTCGTGAAAAACCTCAAGAAATTACTTGCTGGGAAGCAGAAAACGGTAGAGTGCAAAGTCTATATTTATCGGGTTTAAATACCCAATCTGCTCTTAAGTTAGTTAGTTTACAAGATGTGAGCGGGTCTTACTTAGAAAAAGAATATTTTGTTAATCTTTACGCTAATAATCCGTTAGCGATAAATTCAGTTGCGTTAACAATTAAAAATTTATTTCAAGGTAATCTTACGGAATTTTTAGCAACTAATGTGCGTTTAGTTAGTAACATTCGCGACTTACTGGAAGAACATCTCAATCGTTTGTGTGAAGAAGAAAAAAAGCTAGTTGATGCGATCGCAGTTAACGAACAATTAAAACAATTACGTGGAATTGGTAAGGAAATTAATTTTAATTTTTCGATGAGTAAACAATTAGAAGTAGTCGAATCTTTACAAAGGCGATCGCTAATTAAGTTAAATTCTCTACAATTCTGTCAAGAATCTCTGCTTCGACCCTATCTTCTGGAAAAATTAATAGAGAGGGTAGAATCAAATTTGTTAGACCGAGAATTATTTCTTTTAGTCCAACATATTCTCGCTGAAGCTTTATTAAGAAATCATAATTTGCATCGCACTTAG
- a CDS encoding pro-sigmaK processing inhibitor BofA family protein has protein sequence MFSIRLKLLLVLIIAGVLGILFVQNQELIALKFFCGGLNQACLYRSINLPLAAWLGIFIFAGVITSLIWQFFNSLISNPQSERIRSQPYTTVRENPSGINERLNYRNAPPDWEQGGQDEWNIEEAPSETTTRDRQEPTSRAFTSEYPETDPSYTQPKTNYEVQQQPTSVKHSGSTYSYTYREAGAKQSDQVEENVYDANYRTIKPPSQTQTNESIPNDDDEDWV, from the coding sequence ATGTTTTCTATTCGTTTGAAGCTGTTGCTAGTCCTGATCATTGCAGGAGTTTTGGGTATTTTATTTGTGCAGAATCAGGAGTTAATTGCACTCAAATTTTTTTGTGGCGGTCTCAATCAAGCTTGTCTGTATCGTTCGATTAATTTACCCTTGGCAGCATGGCTGGGAATATTTATCTTTGCTGGAGTGATTACAAGTCTAATTTGGCAATTTTTCAATAGTTTGATTTCTAATCCTCAATCAGAAAGAATTCGCTCTCAACCTTATACTACCGTTAGAGAAAATCCCTCGGGAATTAATGAACGCTTGAATTATAGAAATGCTCCTCCTGATTGGGAACAAGGAGGTCAAGATGAGTGGAATATTGAAGAAGCACCTTCAGAAACTACTACTCGCGATCGCCAAGAACCCACCTCTCGTGCCTTTACCAGTGAATATCCTGAAACAGACCCCTCTTATACCCAACCAAAAACTAATTATGAAGTTCAGCAGCAGCCCACTAGTGTTAAACATTCTGGCTCAACTTATTCCTATACATATCGGGAAGCAGGAGCAAAACAGTCAGACCAAGTAGAAGAAAACGTTTATGATGCCAACTACAGAACAATCAAACCGCCTAGTCAAACACAAACTAATGAATCAATTCCCAATGACGACGACGAAGATTGGGTTTGA
- a CDS encoding flavin prenyltransferase UbiX — translation MTKPLILGISGASGLIYAVRTLKFLLQADHQIELVASRATYMVWQAEQNIRMPTEPERQEEFWREQAEVSGRGKLICHHWGDVGANIASGSFRTLGMIIIPCSMSTVAKIAAGLSSDLLERAADVQIKESRPLVVVPRETPLSLIHLRNLTTLAEAGVKIVPAIPAWYHAPQTVEDLVDFVVARTLDQLDLDCVPLNRWQGH, via the coding sequence ATGACCAAACCTTTAATACTAGGCATTAGTGGGGCTTCAGGACTGATTTATGCTGTTCGTACCCTTAAGTTTCTTCTGCAAGCAGATCATCAGATCGAATTAGTGGCTTCACGCGCTACTTATATGGTATGGCAAGCAGAACAAAATATCCGAATGCCCACTGAACCAGAGCGACAAGAGGAGTTTTGGCGAGAACAAGCAGAAGTGAGCGGTCGCGGAAAACTAATTTGTCATCATTGGGGCGATGTAGGGGCGAATATTGCTAGTGGTTCATTTCGGACTCTAGGCATGATTATCATACCTTGTAGCATGAGTACAGTTGCCAAAATAGCTGCTGGTTTAAGTTCAGATTTACTGGAGCGAGCAGCCGATGTTCAAATTAAAGAAAGTCGTCCTTTGGTGGTTGTACCGAGAGAAACTCCTTTGAGTTTGATTCATCTGCGTAATTTAACCACTTTAGCTGAAGCAGGAGTCAAAATTGTCCCTGCTATCCCTGCCTGGTATCATGCTCCTCAAACAGTGGAGGATTTGGTTGATTTTGTAGTGGCTCGGACTTTGGATCAGTTAGACCTAGATTGTGTCCCCCTCAATCGTTGGCAAGGACACTAA
- a CDS encoding HEAT repeat domain-containing protein: MYNNDELSLLDTDEELLSPLDEIEPVGTEPELPPPDPEEMLTLLSHPEASQRMLAARAFCEIHEQRSIPYLIELLQDICPLVRVSAAYALGRNTSPEAVPPLIELLAQDWNGYVRKGIVWALGNSSDRRALQPLIHALKTDISAVRLWSASGLAQIGKLKYEDAIAAIPPLIAGLRKDPTAAVRSNCAWALGQLCRELPSNVVYATAIDALIEALVEDEDLGVKEDAKTALLKVGDPRGLQMIEDLEFEGLI; this comes from the coding sequence ATGTACAATAATGATGAATTGAGTCTCTTAGATACTGATGAAGAACTGCTTAGTCCTCTGGATGAAATTGAGCCAGTTGGTACAGAGCCAGAACTTCCTCCGCCAGATCCAGAAGAAATGTTGACGCTGTTGTCTCATCCAGAAGCGTCCCAACGGATGTTGGCAGCACGAGCTTTTTGCGAAATTCACGAACAACGTTCAATTCCTTACTTGATTGAGTTACTTCAAGATATTTGTCCTTTAGTTAGAGTTAGTGCAGCTTATGCTTTAGGCAGAAATACTAGTCCAGAAGCTGTTCCACCTTTAATTGAATTGCTCGCTCAAGATTGGAATGGTTATGTTCGCAAAGGAATTGTTTGGGCTTTAGGTAATAGTAGCGATCGCCGTGCTTTACAGCCCCTCATTCATGCTCTTAAAACTGATATTTCTGCGGTTCGTCTTTGGTCTGCTAGTGGTTTGGCACAAATTGGTAAACTAAAATATGAAGATGCGATCGCAGCAATCCCTCCTTTAATTGCAGGGTTAAGAAAAGATCCAACCGCAGCAGTTAGAAGTAATTGTGCTTGGGCATTAGGACAGTTATGTCGTGAATTACCGTCTAATGTGGTTTATGCCACAGCAATTGATGCTTTGATTGAAGCGTTAGTAGAAGATGAAGATCTCGGAGTCAAAGAAGATGCCAAAACTGCTCTACTCAAAGTCGGAGATCCCAGAGGACTACAAATGATTGAAGATTTAGAATTTGAAGGTCTAATTTAA
- a CDS encoding GNAT family N-acetyltransferase — translation MNADFPPGYQLRIGTGKDRALLVKFMTLTYQELFPSQSSFNHLTDTVKKYFSVETPLWWVENLSQQPVACLWMGTAIDQASGKSYGYIFLLMVLKQYRRQGIGTRLIATAENWAKARGINRIGLQVFSHNQSALKLYHQLGFQTQSLSMIKYL, via the coding sequence ATGAATGCGGACTTTCCCCCAGGCTATCAACTAAGGATAGGAACAGGCAAAGACCGCGCTTTGTTGGTTAAGTTTATGACTTTGACTTATCAAGAGTTATTTCCTAGCCAATCTTCCTTTAATCATTTGACCGACACAGTTAAAAAATATTTTTCTGTAGAAACTCCCTTATGGTGGGTAGAAAATTTATCTCAACAGCCTGTAGCCTGTTTATGGATGGGAACAGCGATTGATCAAGCTAGTGGAAAATCTTATGGTTATATTTTTCTATTAATGGTTTTAAAGCAGTATCGTCGTCAAGGCATTGGTACGAGATTGATCGCTACAGCAGAAAACTGGGCAAAAGCTAGAGGAATTAATCGAATTGGGTTACAAGTATTTTCTCATAACCAATCCGCTTTAAAACTCTATCACCAGCTTGGATTTCAAACTCAGTCATTATCAATGATTAAATATCTTTAA
- a CDS encoding protein kinase domain-containing protein encodes MSDPDYTIPVSQSKESHPNLAKIEYGYKILNAGDVIGKRYRIVKELGSGGFATTYLAIDEQSQSPLKCVVKQLQPRFNSPAIWESAKERFATEAVVLQWLGNHDRIPQLLAHFEENQQFYLIQEFIEGEEFEQEIHRLQLSEFELIRFLCDVLEILNFVHHQGVIHRDIKPSNLIRRRSDQKIVLIDFGAVKEIGTLVFDLEKETIQTQIIGTPGYMPPEQHNGKPVYASDIYALGKTAIFALTGRSPLEWEDTEVDDLESWQQRLNVSPQLIAILNRMTRSKVSERYQTVSELLAELKPLLLVETIIEDKYQVINYLGGKRGIYSYVVKDLQQSAQPLYILNLLKLQKIESQTLENVFHRLRQELIHLAKLNHLDRIPKTQEYFISQNHIYLIQEYIEGESLKTIINREFNLDEEEVIDLLENTGEILREIHKHKIIHANIQPSSLIKRSSDGKIVLINFGAIQEITNVFPDSKTGYLPPEQIAGRPITSSDIYALGMTAIYALTGIRPERLAKNPNTGEVIWQQKARVSSELSKILNKMVRLDKQQRYQSIEQVLKALKKFKFKSKIKPWHKYVIIFLSLSMLLFFSRYFWLQYQAILLFKQADLELQYQRYETAIEYYDRGIQKVSGKVNLFQGAWLRKAQALGNLKRYDEMLQTCQEGLQKTNNVYFWNCQGLALEGLKRYDQAIASYNEAIKLKPDFFVPFNNRGEVYTKLGRIDSAVADFQAAVKLSQAESYVPWNNLGKIYFRQQKYEEAINAYQQAIAVKEDYLPALIGLGNTQKALKQYSQALVAYNKAIEVNSDSYEAWFGKGLVEEALQQYREAIKAYEKAIVLKPNWQTGIDALKRAEQKLN; translated from the coding sequence ATGTCAGATCCAGACTACACTATACCAGTTTCTCAATCAAAGGAGTCTCATCCTAATCTAGCCAAAATTGAGTATGGCTATAAAATTCTTAATGCCGGAGATGTAATCGGCAAACGCTATCGTATTGTTAAAGAACTAGGTAGTGGAGGATTTGCTACAACCTATCTCGCCATAGATGAACAATCGCAATCTCCCCTTAAATGTGTTGTCAAACAATTACAGCCTAGGTTTAATAGTCCAGCAATATGGGAGAGTGCTAAAGAAAGATTTGCTACCGAAGCAGTTGTTTTACAATGGCTGGGTAATCATGACCGAATCCCCCAACTTCTAGCTCATTTTGAAGAAAATCAACAATTTTATTTAATTCAAGAATTTATTGAAGGGGAAGAATTTGAACAAGAAATTCATCGGTTACAATTATCAGAATTTGAATTAATTCGCTTTCTATGTGATGTTTTAGAAATTCTTAATTTTGTTCATCATCAAGGGGTAATTCATCGCGATATTAAACCCTCTAATTTAATTCGGCGACGTAGCGATCAAAAAATAGTTTTAATTGATTTTGGTGCAGTCAAAGAAATTGGTACTTTAGTATTTGATCTGGAAAAAGAGACTATTCAGACTCAGATTATTGGTACTCCAGGCTATATGCCTCCAGAACAACACAATGGTAAGCCAGTTTATGCTAGTGATATTTATGCTTTAGGAAAAACAGCTATTTTTGCTTTAACAGGGCGATCGCCTTTAGAATGGGAAGATACTGAAGTAGACGATCTAGAAAGTTGGCAACAACGATTAAATGTAAGTCCGCAGTTAATTGCTATCCTCAATCGTATGACTCGTTCTAAAGTTAGTGAACGTTATCAAACTGTGAGCGAGTTATTAGCAGAATTGAAGCCTCTTTTATTAGTAGAAACAATTATTGAAGATAAATATCAAGTTATTAATTATTTAGGTGGCAAAAGAGGAATTTATAGTTATGTAGTTAAAGATTTGCAGCAATCGGCACAACCTTTATATATTTTAAATCTATTAAAACTCCAAAAAATTGAATCACAAACTTTAGAAAATGTCTTTCACCGCCTTAGACAAGAATTAATTCATTTAGCTAAATTAAATCATCTTGATCGTATTCCGAAAACTCAAGAATATTTTATCAGTCAAAATCATATATATTTAATCCAAGAATATATTGAAGGAGAAAGTCTCAAAACAATTATTAATCGAGAATTTAATCTCGATGAAGAAGAAGTAATCGATTTATTAGAAAATACTGGCGAAATTTTAAGAGAGATTCATAAACATAAAATTATTCATGCTAATATTCAACCTTCTAGTTTAATTAAAAGAAGCTCTGATGGGAAAATAGTGTTAATTAATTTTGGAGCAATTCAAGAAATTACTAATGTATTTCCTGATAGCAAAACTGGCTATTTACCTCCCGAACAAATCGCTGGAAGACCCATAACTAGTAGTGATATTTATGCTCTAGGAATGACAGCAATTTATGCTTTGACAGGAATTCGACCAGAAAGATTAGCTAAAAATCCCAACACTGGGGAAGTAATTTGGCAACAAAAAGCAAGAGTAAGTTCGGAGTTAAGTAAAATTTTAAATAAAATGGTACGTCTGGATAAACAACAGCGTTACCAGTCAATAGAACAAGTTTTAAAAGCTTTAAAAAAATTTAAATTTAAGTCAAAAATTAAACCTTGGCATAAATATGTAATTATTTTTCTTTCTTTATCTATGCTGCTATTCTTTAGTAGATATTTTTGGTTGCAATACCAAGCAATTCTTTTGTTTAAACAAGCTGATTTAGAATTGCAATATCAACGTTATGAAACAGCAATTGAATATTATGACCGAGGTATTCAAAAAGTAAGTGGTAAAGTCAATCTATTTCAAGGTGCATGGTTACGTAAAGCTCAAGCCTTGGGTAATTTAAAACGCTACGATGAAATGTTGCAAACTTGTCAAGAAGGATTGCAAAAAACTAACAATGTTTATTTTTGGAATTGTCAAGGTTTAGCTTTAGAAGGATTAAAACGCTACGATCAAGCGATCGCGTCTTATAATGAAGCAATTAAACTGAAACCAGATTTTTTTGTTCCTTTTAACAATCGAGGAGAAGTTTATACTAAACTCGGAAGAATTGATAGTGCGGTCGCAGATTTTCAAGCTGCTGTTAAACTAAGTCAAGCAGAAAGTTATGTTCCTTGGAATAACCTCGGGAAAATTTATTTTCGGCAACAAAAATACGAGGAGGCGATTAATGCTTATCAACAAGCTATTGCAGTTAAAGAAGATTATTTACCTGCTTTAATAGGTTTAGGAAATACGCAAAAAGCATTAAAACAATATTCACAAGCTCTTGTGGCTTATAATAAAGCAATTGAAGTTAATAGCGATTCTTATGAAGCTTGGTTTGGCAAAGGGTTAGTTGAAGAAGCTTTACAACAATATCGTGAAGCAATCAAAGCTTACGAAAAAGCAATTGTTTTGAAACCTAATTGGCAAACAGGTATTGATGCTTTAAAACGAGCAGAACAAAAATTAAACTAA